Proteins encoded in a region of the Acipenser ruthenus chromosome 43, fAciRut3.2 maternal haplotype, whole genome shotgun sequence genome:
- the LOC117967845 gene encoding bcl2-associated agonist of cell death-like — MDKMFSLSESDSDLSDDDGVVDQSQHASGGGEEEEEGADGKRRTKSLTAPRPELEGRARVTSESQASDSERDDTLGPFRARSCSAPASLWAAQKYGRELRRMSDEFDSCLDKGIFKRVRSAGTARQMKISNSWWTFLWNRKRAAEQTAQGVLEGQ; from the exons ATGGATAAGATGTTCAGCCTCTCCGAATCTGATTCAGACTTGTCCGATGATGACGGCGTCGTGGATCAGTCCCAGCATGCCtcaggaggaggagaggaggaggaggagggggcagaCGGCAAACGGAGAACGAAGTCACTGACGGCCCCCCGCCCGG AGCTGGAGGGTCGCGCCCGGGTCACGTCGGAGTCGCAGGCCTCCGATTCGGAGCGGGACGACACTCTGGGGCCGTTCCGGGCGCGCTCCTGCTCCGCCCCCGCCTCTCTCTGGGCAGCCCAGAAATACGGACGAGAACTTCGGAGGATGAGCGACGAGTTCGACAGCTGCCTGGACAAAGGG atatTCAAGAGAGTGAGGAGCGCCGGCACAGCAAGGCAAATGAAAATCTCCAACAGCTGGTGGACGTTTCTGTGGAACAGAAAACGGGCAGCTGAGCAGACGGCGCAGGGGGTCCTCGAGGGGCAGTGA